A single region of the Alteriqipengyuania flavescens genome encodes:
- a CDS encoding MipA/OmpV family protein codes for MSKTFHSSVAGALVLATLPLAAQAQESDIPAPRAETEGVSGETRIRIGLGPRVVPSWPGSDEHNIGPLFEFSRALPGEQFAFEAPDESTGFDLYRAGGFSIGPSLGFQGKRDSEDVGGALPDVGFSVELGGFAQLEASPSLRFRLEARQAVSGHDGFISVASADYVLRDEDDTVVSIGPRLTLTDARYQRSYYGVAPDEALASGLAAYDPGGGLQSVGGALGVVQQFTPEWGMFGYVKYDRLLGDPADSPVVAAYGSKDQLEGGVALTYTFGL; via the coding sequence ATGTCGAAAACGTTTCATTCCAGTGTAGCCGGTGCGCTCGTGCTGGCCACACTTCCACTCGCCGCGCAGGCGCAGGAAAGCGATATCCCCGCGCCGCGTGCGGAGACCGAGGGTGTGTCGGGCGAAACCCGCATCCGCATCGGCCTCGGCCCGCGGGTGGTGCCGAGCTGGCCCGGATCGGACGAGCACAACATCGGCCCGCTGTTCGAATTCTCGCGCGCGCTGCCGGGTGAGCAATTCGCCTTCGAAGCGCCCGACGAGAGCACGGGCTTCGACCTCTACCGCGCCGGCGGTTTCTCCATCGGGCCGTCGCTCGGCTTCCAGGGCAAGCGCGATTCTGAGGACGTGGGCGGCGCCTTGCCCGACGTGGGCTTTTCCGTCGAACTCGGCGGATTTGCGCAGCTCGAAGCGAGCCCCAGCCTGCGGTTTCGCTTGGAAGCGCGGCAGGCGGTGAGCGGGCACGACGGTTTCATTTCTGTCGCCAGCGCCGATTACGTCTTGCGGGACGAGGACGACACGGTCGTCTCCATCGGTCCGCGCCTGACGCTTACCGATGCGCGCTACCAGCGCTCCTATTACGGGGTCGCGCCTGACGAAGCCCTGGCATCCGGCCTCGCCGCCTACGACCCCGGCGGCGGCCTGCAGTCGGTCGGCGGCGCGCTTGGCGTGGTGCAGCAGTTCACGCCCGAATGGGGCATGTTCGGCTACGTAAAATACGACCGGCTGCTGGGCGATCCGGCGGATTCGCCGGTGGTGGCGGCCTATGGATCGAAGGACCAGTTAGAAGGCGGCGTCGCGCTGACTTACACTTTCGGCCTGTAG
- a CDS encoding malate synthase G, which translates to MSDYVERSGLKVDAALAAFAENKVLAPLGRDVATFWQGFAEICDRFAPRNRDLLEKREALQAKIDAWHKERRGQDHDAAAYRAFLEEIGYLVPEPGDFTIGTENVDSEIARMAGPQLVVPSLNARFVLNAANARWGSLYDALYGTDALDAPAARPGGYDRARGDAVIARGREFLDETLPLVDQSWADLGGPDDGKLVDEDQYVGRTERGLLFQNNGLHIEVVFDPESPIGQTDKAGIADIVLEAALTTIVDMEDSVAAVDAEDKRLAYTNWLGLMRGNLEETFEKGGKSLTRKLSADKTYIPAQAEPVEAPGGMARHEHASTSSGRAEVGEKTLPGRSLLFVRNVGHLMTNPAILLPGGGEIPEGIMDAVMTSAIAMHDLKGLGALRNSRSGSIYIVKPKMHGPEECAFTNDLFDAVEDLLELPRHTIKVGVMDEERRTSANLAACIHAVKDRIVFINTGFLDRTGDEIHTSMEAGPMIRKAEMKNADWLSAYEARNVGIGLKHGLSGRAQIGKGMWPAPDLMGKMMIEKIGHLRAGANTAWVPSPTAATLHALHYHREDVFEAQKGLGDIPGLEPLLTIPLARGTNWSEDEIREELDNNAQGLLGYVVRWIDQGVGCSKVPDLNDVGLMEDRATLRISSQHMANWLHHGVCTREQVMDSLQRMAAKVDAQNEGDPAYEPMAGNWETSMAFKAACDLVFEGTRQPSGYTEPLLHDWRLRKKAS; encoded by the coding sequence ATGTCCGATTACGTCGAACGGTCCGGCCTGAAAGTCGACGCCGCTCTTGCCGCCTTTGCCGAGAACAAGGTGCTGGCCCCGCTGGGCCGCGATGTCGCGACGTTCTGGCAAGGCTTTGCCGAGATTTGCGATCGCTTCGCTCCGCGCAATCGCGACCTGCTGGAGAAGCGCGAGGCGCTGCAGGCGAAGATCGATGCATGGCACAAGGAGCGGCGCGGGCAAGACCACGATGCGGCCGCCTATCGCGCGTTTCTGGAAGAGATCGGCTACCTCGTTCCCGAGCCTGGCGACTTCACCATTGGCACGGAAAATGTCGATAGCGAGATTGCCCGGATGGCGGGCCCGCAGCTGGTGGTGCCTTCGCTCAACGCCCGCTTCGTGCTCAACGCCGCGAACGCGCGCTGGGGTAGCCTGTACGACGCGCTATACGGGACCGACGCTCTGGACGCACCGGCGGCCAGGCCGGGCGGATACGACAGGGCGCGCGGCGATGCGGTAATCGCGCGCGGGCGCGAATTCCTCGACGAGACGCTGCCGCTGGTGGACCAGAGCTGGGCCGACCTTGGCGGACCGGACGACGGCAAGCTGGTGGACGAGGACCAGTACGTCGGCCGGACGGAACGCGGCTTGCTGTTCCAGAACAACGGCTTGCACATCGAAGTTGTCTTCGATCCGGAAAGCCCGATCGGGCAGACCGACAAGGCGGGCATCGCCGATATCGTGCTGGAAGCGGCGCTGACGACCATCGTCGACATGGAAGATTCGGTCGCCGCCGTGGATGCGGAAGACAAGCGGCTGGCTTACACCAACTGGCTGGGCCTGATGCGCGGCAATCTCGAGGAAACCTTCGAAAAGGGCGGCAAGTCGCTGACCCGCAAGCTTTCTGCGGATAAGACCTATATCCCCGCTCAGGCTGAGCCTGTGGAAGCCCCCGGAGGCATGGCACGGCACGAGCATGCTTCGACAAGCTCAGGACGAGCGGAAGTGGGCGAGAAGACCTTGCCGGGGCGTAGCCTGCTGTTCGTGCGCAATGTCGGCCACCTGATGACCAATCCGGCGATTCTGCTGCCGGGCGGGGGGGAGATCCCCGAAGGCATCATGGATGCGGTGATGACCAGCGCCATCGCGATGCACGACTTGAAGGGGCTCGGCGCGCTGCGCAACAGCCGCTCCGGCAGCATCTATATCGTGAAGCCCAAGATGCACGGGCCGGAGGAATGCGCCTTTACGAACGACTTGTTCGATGCGGTGGAGGATTTGCTCGAACTGCCGCGCCACACGATCAAGGTCGGCGTGATGGACGAGGAACGCCGCACCAGCGCCAACCTTGCCGCCTGCATCCATGCGGTGAAGGACCGCATCGTCTTCATCAACACCGGCTTCCTCGACCGGACGGGGGACGAGATCCACACGTCGATGGAAGCGGGGCCGATGATCCGCAAGGCGGAGATGAAGAACGCGGACTGGCTTTCCGCCTACGAGGCGCGCAATGTCGGCATCGGGCTGAAGCACGGCCTGTCGGGCCGCGCGCAGATCGGCAAGGGCATGTGGCCTGCGCCCGACCTGATGGGCAAGATGATGATCGAGAAGATCGGTCATTTGCGCGCCGGCGCCAACACCGCCTGGGTGCCGAGCCCGACGGCAGCAACGCTCCATGCGCTGCATTACCACCGGGAAGACGTGTTCGAGGCGCAGAAGGGCCTCGGCGACATTCCGGGTCTGGAGCCGCTGCTCACCATCCCGCTCGCGCGCGGGACGAACTGGAGCGAGGACGAAATCCGCGAGGAGCTCGACAACAACGCGCAAGGTTTGCTCGGCTATGTCGTGCGCTGGATCGACCAGGGCGTCGGCTGTTCCAAGGTGCCGGACCTCAACGATGTCGGCCTGATGGAAGACCGAGCGACGCTGCGCATCTCCAGCCAGCACATGGCGAACTGGCTCCACCACGGCGTCTGCACGCGCGAACAGGTGATGGATTCGCTGCAGCGCATGGCGGCCAAGGTCGACGCGCAGAACGAAGGCGATCCGGCATACGAGCCAATGGCCGGCAACTGGGAAACCAGCATGGCCTTCAAGGCGGCGTGCGACCTCGTGTTCGAAGGAACGCGCCAGCCGAGCGGCTATACGGAACCGCTCCTGCACGACTGGCGTTTGCGCAAGAAGGCCTCGTAA